Proteins encoded together in one Cicer arietinum cultivar CDC Frontier isolate Library 1 chromosome 4, Cicar.CDCFrontier_v2.0, whole genome shotgun sequence window:
- the LOC101508971 gene encoding uncharacterized protein translates to MSTTTGTATAIGGEEEQKLVQSITTILTKQENPHKLQPFIPHLTLPIIISILSWKPLHSNPKTLVSFFKWFQSNAPSPLSLNPEPLLTLLPPLLSRRNFCDAKSLLLNFISSDHPQHSLHSHLLRSNKSIPKPVLDTSLAAYVQSNHPHLAVQIFNKMKRLRFRPNLLTCNTLINSLVKSNSSHTLILSRQVFKDAVKLGVEPNTNTFNILIHGYCSDNNFNEAFKLINQMGEFGCSPDNVTYNTVLNAFCKRSQLSKVRELLHQMKSSGLVPNRNTYNILVHGYCKLKWLKEAAEVIELMTGNGMLPDVWTYNSMVRGLCDEGKIDEAFRLRDEMENLKLIPDIVTYNTLIDGCFEHRGSAAAFMLLEEMKSRGVKENAVTHNIKVKWFCKEGKVDEASNVMVKMAESGFSPDCFTFNTMINCYCKAGNLGEAFKMMDEMGRKGLKMDTFTLNTILHTLCLEKKLEDAYDLIVKARKRGYILDEVTYGTLIMGYFKDEQADRALKLWDEMKEKGIVPGVVTYNTIIRGLCLSGKTDKGVDKLNELLEKGLVPDEATSNIIIHGYCWEGAVEKAFQFHNKMIGNSFKPDIFTCNILLRGLCSEGMLEKGITLFNTWITKGRPIDTVTYNTLISSFCKEGRLEDAFDLMSEMEGRKLEPDQYTYNAIVNALTNAGKTDEAEKFLSKLAEKGQELKTQDTSPEPGSSDMMYSDQVSSLCTQGKYKDAMKLFQQAEQNGVSLNKYTYIKLMDGLLKRRKSISKAA, encoded by the coding sequence ATGAGCACAACCACCGGCACCGCCACCGCTATCGGCGGCGAGGAAGAACAAAAACTGGTCCAAAGCATAACTACAATACTAACCAAACAAGAAAACCCACATAAGCTTCAACCCTTCATCCCACACCTCACTCTCCCAATCATCATCTCAATCCTCTCATGGAAACCCCTTCACTCTAACCCCAAAACCCTAGTTTCCTTCTTCAAATGGTTCCAATCAAACGCACCATCCCCTCTCTCCCTAAACCCTGAACCTCTCCTCACTCTCCTCCCTCCTCTCCTCTCCCGCCGCAATTTCTGCGACGCCAAATCCCTCCTCCTCAATTTCATCTCCTCCGACCACCCCCAACATTCCCTTCACTCCCACCTCCTCCGCTCCAACAAATCCATCCCTAAACCCGTCCTCGACACTTCCCTCGCCGCTTACGTTCAATCTAACCACCCTCACCTCGCTGTTCAGATTTTCAACAAGATGAAAAGACTTCGTTTTCGCCCTAATTTGCTCACTTGCAACACTCTCATTAATTCTCTTGTTAAGTCAAATTCTTCTCACACTCTTATTTTGTCTAGACAAGTTTTTAAGGATGCAGTTAAACTTGGCGTTGAACCTAACACAAACACGTTCAATATTTTGATTCATGGTTATTGTTCTGATAATAATTTCAATGAAGCTTTTAAGTTGATTAATCAAATGGGTGAGTTTGGTTGTTCACCTGATAATGTTACTTACAATACTGTTTTGAATGCTTTTTGTAAGAGAAGTCAGTTGAGTAAAGTTAGGGAATTGTTGCATCAAATGAAGAGTAGTGGTCTTGTTCCTAATAGGAATACTTATAATATTTTGGTTCATGGGTATTGTAAGTTGAAATGGTTGAAGGAAGCTGCTGAGGTTATTGAATTGATGACTGGGAATGGTATGTTGCCTGATGTTTGGACTTATAATTCTATGGTGAGGGGTTTGTGTGATGAGGGTAAGATTGATGAAGCTTTTAGGCTTAGAGATGAGATGGAGAATTTGAAATTGATTCCTGATATTGTTACTTATAATACTTTGATTGATGGGTGTTTTGAGCATCGGGGTAGTGCTGCGGCGTTTATGTTGTTAGAGGAAATGAAGTCAAGGGGAGTTAAGGAGAATGCTGTGACTCACAATATAAAGGTTAAGTGGTTCTGTAAGGAAGGTAAGGTTGATGAGGCGAGTAATGTGATGGTGAAGATGGCGGAAAGTGGGTTTTCTCCGGATTGTTTTACTTTTAACACGATGATTAACTGTTATTGTAAAGCTGGAAATCTGGGAGAGGCATTTAAGATGATGGATGAAATGGGAAGGAAGGGGTTGAAAATGGATACTTTTACTCTTAACACTATATTGCACACTTTGTGCTTGGAGAAGAAGCTAGAGGATGCATACGACTTGATTGTAAAGGCCAGGAAGCGAGGTTATATTCTTGACGAGGTAACATATGGAACTCTAATCATGGGGTACTTCAAGGATGAACAAGCAGACAGGGCTTTGAAGCTTTGGGATGAGATGAAGGAGAAAGGGATTGTTCCTGGTGTTGTCACTTATAACACTATAATCAGAGGGTTGTGTCTATCGGGAAAAACTGATAAAGGTGTAGATAAATTGAATGAGCTTTTAGAGAAGGGTTTGGTCCCCGATGAAGCCACTAGTAACATAATTATTCATGGTTATTGCTGGGAGGGAGCGGTAGAGAAAGCATTTCAGTTCCATAACAAAATGATAGGAAACTCGTTCAAACCAGATATTTTCACATGTAATATTCTTCTCCGAGGACTCTGCAGTGAGGGTATGTTGGAGAAAGGTATTACCCTTTTTAACACATGGATCACTAAAGGGAGGCCCATTGACACAGTTACATACAATACATTAATATCCTCTTTTTGCAAAGAAGGGAGGCTTGAGGATGCATTTGACCTTATGTCTGAAATGGAGGGGAGGAAGTTGGAACCTGACCAGTATACATATAATGCAATTGTGAATGCACTTACTAATGCTGGAAAAACCGATGAAGCAGAGAAATTTTTGTCAAAACTTGCAGAGAAAGGGCAAGAGTTGAAAACTCAGGACACTTCCCCAGAGCCTGGTTCAAGTGATATGATGTATTCAGATCAAGTAAGTAGTTTGTGTACTCAGGGGAAGTACAAGGACGCAATGAAATTATTTCAACAGGCAGAGCAAAACGGAGTTAGTTTAAACAAATATACATATATCAAGCTTATGGATGGGCTTTTGAAGAGGCGTAAAAGCATATCAAAGGCTGCCTga
- the LOC101509929 gene encoding uncharacterized protein — protein MESVKVVTVKPIEATPSTFKDYGQVIEASPDGEGFGPHDTQLDLTQGIPRLYIMHLENRPLKFSIITHHASVTQCLGSIGGNVWYLGVAKPSLVDSDEIKDKKILQSHSGHFYVPPAIEDVQVFKVSGSKFLKLNLGTWHAGPLFKSDTMDFYNLELSDTNVVDHTTHNFKDNGVVFSIDE, from the exons ATGGAGAGCGTGAAGGTGGTGACGGTGAAGCCAATCGAAGCAACTCCATCAACCTTCAAAGACTACGGTCAGGTCATCGAGGCTTCACCGGACGGCGAGGGTTTCGGCCCCCACGACACTCAACTTGAC CTCACCCAAGGAATTCCCAG GCTCTACATTATGCATCTTGAAAATCGCCCACTTAAGTTTTCTATTATCACACATCATGCAAGCGTGACTCAGTGCCTTGGGTCCATTGGTGGTAATGTTTGGTATCTTGGAGTGGCTAAGCCATCCCTTGTTGattcagatgaaatcaaggacaagAAAATCTTGCAGTCACACAGTGGTCATTTTTATGTTCCTCCTGCCATTGAGGATGTCCAAGTTTTCAAGGTTTCAGGTTCCAAATTTCTCAAGCTTAATCTCGGGACATGGCACGCGGGTCCTCTATTTAAGTCTGACACAATGGACTTTTACAACCTAGAACTCAGTGATACAAAT GTGGTTGATCATACCACACACAACTTTAAGGACAATGGAGTGGTCTTTTCAATCGATGAGTAA